A DNA window from Drosophila sechellia strain sech25 chromosome X, ASM438219v1, whole genome shotgun sequence contains the following coding sequences:
- the LOC116802153 gene encoding uncharacterized protein LOC116802153 produces the protein MSQNLKVGDPVPIYSLKIQKSNLKQRQLCAIPKVPPFSQLQNVEISARSHHVGEDSIMKGSFKETNKENCHASWLLKCPQKPAHESVHKSSFIGGHHDPKEKSPTNLNQGQETVVGSQYSWLKHDANQQQWRYNFNCTMTYTKEPLLPENPLGSIPTTCQHPNDGDDSLNQLEPLDLSCGKRGSARDQCGIDGTNMHEKETPNRAISLDHQYALPATQEPMEELPAIVRSPSQERLLAIEAICAQLMRNDVTTPVGVIRDGVTFEDVFKVLGIKTKPPKDPEPSPEDVFEVVGIKTEPPEDPEPSPEFDMLDNESKATQQPPENTAFQNTPPSVGGQNNENHDIQDQVHATFPPAGYIFSSEEMATFMNDIDTTDGMEDRIFDYLNQKWGPPTEQPGNELASFGIDNKYAVSLHEACPLPTFKKIVKDVIRDEVKQIIETKKVVDEVVEKNIKREIDEVVKEKIKKEIQEEIEAEIQKMDEEMSEEEESYDGAEEIDTDDDYISV, from the exons ATG TCGCAGAATTTGAAGGTCGGCGACCCAGTGCCCATCTATAgtctaaaaatacaaaaatcaaACCTTAAACAGCGACAGCTTTGTGCCATTCCCAAAGTACCGCCTTTTTCCCAGCTTCAGAATGTGGAAATTTCAGCAAGGAGCCACCACGTTGGGGAGGATTCGATAATGAAAGGCAGCTTCAAAGAAACCAACAAGGAGAACTGCCACGCCAGTTGGCTGCTGAAATGTCCGCAGAAGCCGGCGCATGAAAGTGTCCACAAGTCTAGCTTCATTGGAGGACACCATGATCCCAAGGAGAAGAGCCCGACAAATTTAAACCAGGGTCAAGAGACGGTTGTGGGCTCTCAATATTCCTGGCTGAAACATGACGCAAATCAACAACAGTGgcgttataattttaattgcaccATGACTTACACCAAGGAGCCTCTCCTCCCGGAAAACCCACTGGGGTCGATACCCACGACTTGTCAGCATCCGAATGATGGTGACGATAGCCTCAACCAATTAGAACCTCTTGACCTTTCGTGTGGTAAAAGAGGTTCAGCCCGGGACCAATGCGGCATCGACGGGACCAACATGCATGAGAAGGAGACTCCTAACCGTGCAATATCCTTAGATCATCAATACGCCCTTCCAGCCACACAGGAACCAATGGAGGAACTTCCGGCCATAGTCCGTTCTCCGTCTCAAGAACGTTTGCTGGCAATTGAGGCGATTTGCGCGCAGCTTATGAGGAACGATGTCACGACTCCTGTGGGAGTCATACGCGACGGCGTCACCTTCGAAGATGTCTTCAAAGTCCTGGGCATTAAGACGAAGCCGCCAAAGGACCCCGAGCCCTCTCCAGAAGATGTCTTCGAAGTCGTGGGCATTAAGACGGAGCCGCCAGAGGACCCTGAGCCTTCTCCAGAATTCGACATGCTGGACAATGAGTCAAAAGCTACTCAGCAGCCTCCAGAAAACACGGCCTTTCAGAATACACCGCCTAGTGTTGGCGGACAGAATAATGAAAACCATGACATTCAGGATCAGGTACACGCCACTTTTCCCCCTGCGGGATACATATTCAGCAGTGAAGAAATGGCAACCTTTATGAATGATATAGACACGACCGATGGAATGGAAGATCGTATCTTCGACTATCTGAATCAGAAGTGGGGGCCGCCAACGGAGCAGCCAGGCAATGAACTGGCGTCCTTTGGAATCGATAATAAATATGCGGTGTCCTTGCATGAGGCATGTCCCTTGCCAACGTTCAAGAAGATAGTCAAGGATGTTATCAGGGATGAGGTCAAGCAAATAATCGAGACCAAGAAGGTGGTCGACGAGGTGGTCGAGAAGAATATTAAGAGGGAGATCGACGAGGTGGTCAAGGAGAAGATCAAGAAGGAGATCCAGGAGGAGATCGAGGCGGAGATCCAGAAAATGGACGAGGAAATGAGCGAGGAAGAGGAATCTTATGATGGGGCTGAAGAAATTGATACCGACGACGACTACATTTCAgtctaa